A region from the Gavia stellata isolate bGavSte3 chromosome 2, bGavSte3.hap2, whole genome shotgun sequence genome encodes:
- the TMEM200A gene encoding transmembrane protein 200A, protein MIATGGVITGLAALKRQDSARSQQHVNLATAPVSEEKKPVRRRPRADVVIVRGKIRLYSPSGFFLVLGVLIAFLGIAMAILGYWPQKEQLLGSEDNLAVNETQVLRSQGSILLRFFEQHMHSDKMKMLGPFTMGIGIFIFICANAILHENRDKETKIIHMRDIYSTVIDIHTLRIKEQKQLSAAFTGLLGEGELRHSGSSCASRLAANTVAPFSGFKSNFRMDSSAEEDEITLNEDRTTGSLLPSLLTEQSGSVFGLYPHSSKASDDKNTSSIKCETKSIVSSSISAFTLPVIKLNNCVIDEPSIDNITEDSEITRSRSRNLSMDSLAIPLTDTNESYRPAATMLPRHNSFVDTPSDQFKSSMTLGPSTGKLLSPGSARKQFGSNTSLHLLSSHSKSLDLDRGPSTLTVQAEQRKHPSWPRLDRSNSKGYMKLENKEDPMDRLLVPQAAVKKDFTNKEKLLMISRSHNNLSFEHDEFLSNNLKRGTSETRF, encoded by the coding sequence ATGATAGCAACCGGAGGAGTCATAACAGGACTGGCTGCCTTAAAAAGGCAAGACTCTGCCAGATCTCAGCAACATGTAAATCTTGCCACAGCACCAGTTTCTGAGGAGAAGAAACCAGTTAGACGCCGGCCCAGGGCAGATGTAGTAATTGTCAGGGGCAAAATCCGTCTCTATTCTCCATCAGGATTCTTCCTTGTTTTGGGAGTGCTTATCGCATTCTTGGGAATTGCAATGGCCATCCTTGGATACTGGCCCCAAAAGGAACAGCTTTTAGGATCTGAAGATAATCTAGCTGTAAATGAAACCCAGGTCCTGAGAAGCCAAGGAAGCATTTTACTTCGTTTCTTTGAACAGCACATGCACTCAGATAAGATGAAGATGCTGGGCCCTTTTACTATGGGCATTGgaatcttcatttttatttgcgCAAATGCCATTCTGCATGAAAATCGtgacaaggaaacaaaaatcatACACATGAGAGACATATACTCCACTGTAATAGACATCCACACCCTGAGGATCAAGGAACAAAAGCAGCTGAGTGCTGCCTTCACTGGCTTGTTGGGGGAAGGAGAACTCAGGCACAGCGGGAGCTCGTGTGCATCACGGCTGGCTGCAAACACAGTTGCGCCTTTCTCTGGCTTCAAGAGTAATTTTAGAATGGATAGTTCTGCTGAAGAAGATGAGATTACCCTAAATGAAGATAGGACCACTGGTAGCCTCCTGCCATCTCTGCTGACTGAGCAATCTGGTTCAGTCTTTGGACTTTACCCTCACTCCAGTAAGGCTTCAGATGACAAAAACACTAGCTCTATAAAGTGTGAAACAAAATCCATTGTATCATCTTCCATTAGTGCTTTCACACTGCCAGTGATTAAACTGAATAACTGTGTTATTGATGAGCCCAGTATAGATAACATAACTGAGGACTCGGAGATCACTAGGAGTCGATCTAGAAATCTGTCGATGGATTCTCTGGCCATTCCACTAACTGATACCAATGAATCCTACAGACCAGCCGCTACCATGCTGCCACGACACAATTCATTTGTGGACACTCCATCTGACCAGTTCAAATCTTCTATGACTCTTGGACCAAGCACAGGAAAGCTTTTATCCCCTGGTTCTGCCAGGAAACAGTTTGGGTCCAACACATCTTTGCATCTTCTGTCTTCACACTCAAAGTCCCTGGACTTGGACAGGGGTCCATCTACACTCACTGTCCAAGCTGAACAAAGGAAACACCCCAGCTGGCCCAGACTGGATCGGAGCAACAGTAAAGGATATATGAAACTAGAAAACAAAGAGGACCCGATGGATAGGTTACTTGTGCCACAAGCAGCAGTCAAGAAAGACTTTACTAATAAGGAAAAGCTTCTTATGATATCAAGATCTCATAATAATTTGAGTTTTGAACATGATGAGTTTTTGAGTAACAACCTGAAGCGAGGAACTTCTGAAAcaagattttaa